The genomic DNA CGCCAGCGATGCGCGCGTGGCCTTTGGCGGCGTGAAGAAGAGCGGTTTTGGTCGTGAGCTTTCCCACTTCGGTCTGCACGAGTTCTGTAACGTGCAGACGGTATGGAAGAACAGAGTCTAGTTCGCTCTCCGATAACGGCCTTCAGCACGAAGGCCGTTGTCATTTTCCTGCAATGGTTCTGTCATTTTCGTTTCGTAGACTCGCACGCGTCTAACGTCTTGTTACTGAAGAAAATTATGAACCTAACGCAAATTTTTCGCCGTATTGCGCAGCGCCTCATCCCTCGTCAGTTTGGCCTGCTGACCGGTATTTTCTGTATTATTGGTCTTTTCTCCGCACTGCAACTCTCCTCTTCATTTTTGCTCAATGCTTCCCTGAAGGACGCTCAGCGCAACGAGCAGCAAAATCTGCTGGCGTACCAGCAACAGAGCAAACTGGATCTGGCCCGCGTGTCTCTGCTGGCAGCAAGCGATCTGCTTAACCGCTCCGGCGTCTGGTTTATGCAGGATAAAGAGACCGGCTCTGAAGGAAGCTGGCACAGCCTGATGGACGAAGCTCAGGCGTCGCTGACGGTTTCTCAGCAGGCCTGGAACGCCTGGCTGGCGCTCAATCCGCCAAAAGATGATGCCCTGATCACCAGCTACCAGCTTTTCTACGGTGCCATCAAGGAGCAGGCGGAAGGGCTCATCAAGACCAACACGATCGACGCCTTTTTTGCCGTACCTGCCCAGGCTTTTCAGACTGACTTCAACGAAAACTATGCCCGCTATCAGCAGGCCAGTGAGAAGCAGGCGATGCAGGGCCGCCAGAGCCTGATGGCGCAACTCTCTGGCCTGCAAACGCTTTTTCTGATAGCGCCGGTTCTGCTACTTGCCATCGCCATTCTGGTGTGGTTCGGCATGTCCCGCTGGGTCATTACGCCGCTGCGTCGGTTGATTGCTCACATTAACCAGCTGGCGGCAGGAGACCTGTCCGGTACACCGCCGGGCGTACTGCGCTTTAACAAGGAGATCGGACAGTTGAGCGACAGTGTTTCCACCCTGCAGCACGGACTGCAGGAACTGGTGACCCAGGTCAGCAATGCCACCCACGCAATGGTCGAAAATATAGGCTCGCTGGCGCAGGGCAACCAGAAGCTGTATCTGCAGTCGGCTCGTCAGGCGAAAGAGCTTGAGGATGTGACGACACACATTGCCGCGCTGGAAAACCACGTGGAAGGGAATACAGGTTATGCAAAACTCGCCAGCTCACGGGCGGACGAGGCGCGCCAGGTAGCCGCGGGTGGCGATCGGATGATGACAACCGTCAATGCCTCCATGCAGGCGATCGTTGACCGATCGTCAGAGATGCGCGGGATCGTGGCGATGATCGACAGCGTGGCGTTTCAGACCAACATTCTGGCACTGAATGCGGCCATCGAGGCCGCCCATGCGGGGAACCACGGGCGCGGGTTCGCCGTTGTCGCCCGGGAAGTGGGGCTGCTGGCCAGAAAGAGCAGCCACTCGACGCAGACTATTCAGGCGCTGATCAATCACTCTTTGCAGGGCATCGAAGACGGTTCCCGGGCCGTTAACCTGCTGGAAGATAATCTGCAGCAGGTGATCGGGCTGGTGGCTAATTTAAGCAGTCTGCTGAATGAGATCTCGGTCGCGACCCTGAGCCAGGGGGAGAGCATTCATCAGATGACGCGGCAGCTTCAGGCGCTGAATCAGGTTTCCCGTCAGACCGACATGCTGGTGTCTGACGCGTCGGATGCCTCTGAACGGCTGCATAAGCAATCCGATCTTTTATTGCAGGCGGTTTCGCGTTTTCGTCTTAGCGCCTGACGCAACATATAAGCCTCTGTTATACTCGCAGCCCGTTTTAGCCTGAGGGCAAGGAGCAAAGTGTGGCTGCGGTCATCCATAATGAGATGTTGGACGAGATTTTGTCGCAGGTTCGTCCGTTAATTGGAAAAGGGAAGGTTGCCGACTATATTCCGGCCCTTGCCTCAGTCAGCGGGAATAAGCTGGGTATTGCCATTTGTACGGTAGACGGGCAGCGTTACCAGGCCGGTGACGCCACCGAGCGTTTTTCAATTCAGTCCATTTCAAAAGTACTCAGTCTGGTTGCGGCCATGCGTCAGTATGAGGAAGACGAAATCTGGCATCGCGTGGGGAAAGATCCGTCCGGGCAGCCTTTCAACTCACTGCTTCAGCTCGAAATTGAACAGGGTAAGCCGCGTAACCCGTTTATCAATGCCGGTGCGCTGGTGGTTTGCGATATGCTGCAAAGCCGTCTCAGCGCCCCTCGCCAGCGCATGCTTGAAATTGTCCGCCAGCTCTCGGGCGTCGCGGATATTGCCTACAATGCGGTGGTGGCGCGCTCGGAGTTTGAACACTCCGCCCGTAACGCGGCTATCGCCTGGCTCATGAAATCGTTTGGTAACTTCCATAACGATGTCGCCACCGTGCTGCAAAACTATTTCCATTACTGCGCGCTCGAAATGAGCTGTGTTGAACTGGCACAGACATTCTTGTTCCTCGCCCATCAGGGGCATGCGCCGCACCTCGCGCAAGATGTTGTCTCGCCCATGCAGGCGCGTCAGGTGAATGCCCTGATGGCGACCAGCGGGATGTATCAGAACGCCGGAGAGTTTGCCTGGCGCGTCGGTCTTCCGGCTAAATCGGGTGTGGGCGGCGGGGTGGTGGCAATCGTGCCTCACGAAATGGCGATTGCCGTCTGGAGCCCGGAGCTGGATGAAACGGGAAATTCACTTGCCGGTGTGGCAGTTCTGGAGAAACTGACCCAACGTCTGGGACGTTCCGTATACTGATGTCGACCCTGGATCCGCTTTTTGCCCGCCTGGCACGATCGCCTTTTCGTTCGCGCTTTCGCTTAGGCACGAAGGAACGGCAGTACTGCTGGGACAAAGGTGCCGAAACCATTGACCAGCACGCCGCCGATTTTATTGCCCGGCGTCTTGCACCGGCCCATCCCACCAATGACGGGAAACAGACGCCCATGCGCGGTCATCCGGTGTTTATCGCTCAGCATGCCACCGCCACCTGTTGTCGTGGCTGTCTGGCAAAGTGGCATAACATTCCGCAGGGTGTTCAGCTCAGCGCGCAGCAACAGCATTATATCGTCAGCGTGATCCACCACTGGCTGGTGCTGCAGATGAACGCCTAAATTTGACGAGTTATGATCCTGTTGTATTTGTGTTATAGATGCAGGTTAAGTTAGTTCAGATCCTGCTGACGATCGACATAATCGCCATAAGTTATTATACGGAATGATATTTAATGCGTTCTGCTCTCTCTGCCTTCAGGTTTTTTCAACCCGATACTCCGCTGCGTAATGCGTCGTGGATCTTTATTCTCACCACCTTATTCTATTTTGTGGGTGCTGAATTGCGTCTGGTTGAAGCGTTGTCGCTGTTCTGGCCACTGAATGGCGTTATGGCGGGAGTATTCGCCCGTTATGCTTATCTGAATCGTCTGCATAACTACGCGGTCGCGTATGTTGCCATGCTGATGTACGACGCGGTCACCACCAGTTGGGGAATGGCTTCGCTGGTGATTAACCTGTCGAATATGATTTTTATCGTCGTGGTCGCCATACTGGTTCTGCGTGATAAACGGCTGATGATAACCCCCGATCCGCTTAATGCGCTGCGTCTGTTTAACTACTGCCTGATTGCTGCGCTGCTGTGTGCCTTGCTTGGCGCGGTGGGGTCGGTCGGTATCGACAGTCACACCTTCTGGCCGCTGTTTGCCGACTGGTTTAGCGAGCAGTTTTCAACGGGGGTGCTGATTGTGCCGTGTATGCTGACGATTAGCCTGTTCGTGCGTGATATTCAGCTACGCCTGGAGCAGCTGTTCCCGGTTATGGCGTTGATTGTCTCGGTGGTGGCGTCGGTGGTGATTGGTGGCGCGGGGAGCCTCTGTTTCCCGCTGCCGGCGCTTATCTGGTGTGCGGTACGCTACCCGCTGCCCGTCACCTGTTTACTGACGTTTCTCACGGGTGCCGTTGAGATCATTCTGGTTGCTAACTCCATTATCAATATTGCCGTCGCGACACCGCTTTCGACCCCGATGATGTTCTCAGCCCGGCTGGGCATTGCCACCATGGCTATTTGTCCGGTGATGGTCTCCGTCAGCGTGGCGGCCATTAATTCACTGATTCGTCAGGTGTCACTGCGGGCAGATTATGATTTTCTGACGCATGTCTATTCCCGCTCCGGGCTTTATGAAGCGTTAAAGCAAGAAGAGGCGCACCGGCATTCGCGTTTTTTAACCGTCATGCTGCTGGATATCGATTATTTCAAAAGCATCAATGATAACTACGGTCACGAGTGCGGTGACCGCATACTGGCGGCCTTTGCCCGGCAGGTTCAGCAGGTTGTCGGTGAGGACGGTATGGTGGCGCGAATGGGCGGAGAAGAGTTCGCGGTGGTCGTGAACTCCGGGGATGCGCAGCACGGTTTTGAACTGGCTGAACGCATCCGAACCACCGTCGCACATCATCCGTTTACCTGGCGCCAGCAGACGCTGTATCTGACCGTCAGCATTGGCCTGGGCAGCGGTAAATCTGAATCATGGCAGTTGACGGAGGTCTTTAATAAGCTGATGGCTGAAGCGGACGATCATCTCTATCGTTCAAAGAAAGCGGGGCGAAATCGGACCAGCGCCCGGCTGTCGGATGAGCAGGTTACTGCAACCTCCGGCAGCGAAACATCACTGCATTAGTCGTCATGAGCCAGTGACGTTAACAAATAGCGTCTGAACAGGATATTCGTACACTGACAATGTCTCTGTTTAAGCTACGCTTTTAGTAAAGCTTGCGTCAGGAGACGTTATGAAAACACCTGCAACCCCTGAAAATGAAACGGAACGTCTGAACTCGCTGCGCGAATCAGGCCTGCTTGAAATCGACAGTTCGCCGGCCTTTGACCGCCTGACGCGTCTGGCAAAACGCTTTTTCCAGGTGCCGCTGGCGATGGTCAATCTTATCGATGAGCATTCGCTGATCGTGAAGTCAGCGGATGGCCAGGCACCGGACTCTGTCCCGCGCAATATCTCATTTTGTGGCCATACGATCCTCAGCGAAGCGCCGCTGGTGGTGGGGGACATGCGTCAGGATGACCGCTTTGCCGATAATCCGCTGGTGGCCGGTGAGCCAGGCGTTCGTTTCTACGCTGGTTTCCCGCTGCGTCTGCGCGACGGCGCGAGCGTCGGATCGCTTTGCCTGATTGATTATTCTCCGCGCGAGTTTACGGCGGCCGATCTTGCCGTGCTGGGAGACCTGGGCGCGCTGGCAGAAGATGAATTTGCCGCCGTCAGTGCGGCGACTACCGATGAACTGACGGGCTTATTCAACCGTCGGGGCTTTAATCAGCTCGTCCGGTTTACCCTGTCCGTCGCCCGACGCCGTGCAGAGCCGTTAACCCTCGGCTGGCTGGATCTGGATCGCTTTAAGGAGATAAACGATCGGTACGGCCACGAGGAAGGGGATAAGGCGCTGAACGTGATGGCGCAACTGATGCGTTCCTCCTTCCGTGAGGCGGATCTGCTGGTTCGCTTTGGCGGGGATGAGTTTGCCGTGCTGTTCGCCGATACGGATGAGCAGGGGGCCTGGATTGCGATGCAGTATCTGGCCGAGCAGGTCGAAAATTATAATGCCCGCAAACTGCATCCGTGGTCGCTTCTGTTCTCGTGGGGACTCAGTGAATTCGACCACAATGGCCATGACCTGCAACAGTGGCTAAAAGAGGCCGATGAAAAGATGTATGCCATGAAGCAGCAACGCCACCGCGAAAGATGACATAACAAAAGCCTATGATCGATCCGTTTGCGTTAATAAGATGTTAATTGCACAGTGACGGTATTCAACGTAAGGAAAAACAATGAATACCTCACTGCACATCAAAAACCTCACCCGGGAAGAGATCCTCACCCACCTTGATGCGTTGTCCGCGATCCTCGAAAACTGCGTTAACGGCGGCGCATCCGTCAGTTTTATGTTGCCCTTTAGCCCGGAAAAAGCGCGTGCTTTCTGGCGCGGTATTGCTGAGAGCGTGGGACGCAATGAACGTCTTGTGCTGGCCAGTATCGATCCGCAGGACGGTGTTATCGGCACGGTACAGTTGATCACCGATCAGCCGGAGAATCAGCCGCATCGCGCGGATGTGGCAAAACTGCTGGTCCATGAAAAAGCGCGCCGTAAAGGGGCGGCAATGGCCCTGATGGAAGAACTTGAAGTACAGGCCAGAGCCAGAGGCATTTCGGTCCTGGTACTGGATACGTCCACCGGCAGCGGTGCCGAGACGTTCTACCAGCGTGCTGGCTGGCAAAAAGTGGGGGAGATCCCGCGCTATGCATTGATGCCGGATGGCGCGATGACCGCCACCTCCGTGTTCTATAAGTTCTTATAATTATTTTTCACAACTCCATTATGAATTGATCAAAACAGGGTTCCCGGTCGTAAAGTTTTGATAAGTTATCGTACCAATCTTATCAGGCTGTATGACTAATTATAAAAGGAACCCATTGTGAACACACTTAACCGTCATGATTTTCCCGGTCCACACTATCCGGAACGTATCATTCAGTTTGGTGAAGGCAATTTCCTGCGGGCGTTTATCGACTGGCAAATCGACCTGTTAAACGAACATACCGATCTCAACGCCGGTGTGGTGGTCGTTCGTCCCATTCAAAGTGATTTTCCGCCGTCGCTGAATACGCAGGATGGTCTGTATACCACGATCATTCGCGGCCTGAACGAGAAAGGCGACGCGGTGAGCGATGCACGTCTTATCCGTTCCGTTAACCGCGAAATCAACGTTTATAATGAATACGATGCGTTCCTCAGGCTGGCTCATAACCCGGAGATGCGCTTTGTGTTCTCGAATACCACGGAAGCCGGGATCGGTTATCACGCGGGCGACACCTTTGAAGATGCGCCTGCCGTCAGCTACCCGGCGAAACTGACGCGATTGCTCTTCGAGCGTTTCAGTCATTTTAACGGTGCGCCAGACAAAGGCTGGGTCATCATTCCGTGTGAACTGATTGACTACAACGGGGATGCGCTGCGGGAACTGGTGCTGCGCTACGCGCAGGAGTGGGCGCTGCCGACGGCCTTTACTGAATGGTTGAACGATGCCAACTGTTTCTGCTCAACCCTGGTTGACCGCATTGTAACGGGTTACCCGCGTGACGAAGTGGCCGCCCTGCAGGCTGAACTGGGTTATCAGGACGGGTTCCTGGATACCGCCGAACGCTTCTATCTGTTTGTGATTCAGGGCCCTGACTCCCTTGCCAGCGAACTGCGTCTTGATAAGTTCCCGCTCAACGTATTGATCGTGGATGACATCCGCCCTTACAAAGAGCGTAAAGTCGCCATTCTGAACGGTGCGCACACGGCGCTGGTACCGGTAGCCTTCCAGGCCGGGCTGGACACGGTAGGCGAGGCGATGAACGATGCTGACGTGTGCGCTTTTGTCGAAAAAGCTATCTATGAGGAAATTATTCCGGTACTGGATTTGCCGCGTGATGAGCTGGAATCGTTCGCCAGTGCGGTAACGGGCCGTTTCCGTAACCCTTACATCCGGCATCAGCTGCTGTCGATTGCCCTCAACGGGATGACCAAGTTCCGCACCCGCATTCTGCCGCAGCTGCTGGCAGGGCAGAAAGCAACCGGGTCATTGCCTGCGCGACTGACGTTTGCTTTAGCGGCACTGATTGCGTTTTATCGCGGGGAGCGTAACGGGGAAAGTTACCCGGTACAGGACGACGCGCACTGGCTGGCGCGTTTCCAGCAGCTGTGGACACAGCATCACGATCGCCAGATCACTACCCGCCAACTGGTAAAATCGGTACTGAGCGTGAGTGAACACTGGGAGCAAGATCTTACGCAGGTTAACGGCCTGGTCGAGCAGGTTACGCGGGATCTGGATGCTATTCTGCTTCAAGGAATGCGTGCGGCGGTTAAACCGCTCTGCTAACACCGTTGCCCGGCTTCGGCCGGGTTTTAATGGGGACCTTATTAGTTACAACATACTATTTGCTCTGTTTTTAAAAAACACCTCTGACACCGTGCGGTTTAGGCTAGCCAGGTCAGAAAATTCAATGTTTTATTAACATGCTTGCAACCGTGAGGGGGATCACGTTTAATAGCCACGCTCTTTTTCTTTCCTGAAACTCACTATGATTGTTCGTCCTAAACAGCACTGGTTACAACTCATCTTTGTCTGGCATGGCTCGGTACTGCCAAAAATCTATACCCGCTTGCTACTCAACTTTCTGCTTTCTATCGCCGTGATCCTGATGCTGCCGTGGTACACGTCCCTTGGCATCAAATTTACCGTTGCGCCCTTTAGCATTCTCGGTGTGGCGATCGCTATCTTTCTCGGTTTCCGAAACAACGCCTGTTATTCACGCTACGTTGAGGCGCGCCAGCTTTGGGGGCAACTGATGATAGCGGCACGCTCTCTGTTTCGCGAGGTAAAAAACACCCTGCCGGACGATAAACATCTCGGCGAGTTTGTTCGCCTGCAGATTGCCTTTGCCAACTGTTTGCGCATGACCCTGCGCCGGGAAACGAACGCCGAACAACTTTCCCGTTATCTTACGGAAGATGATTTACGCAAGGTGATGAACGCCAACTCGCCGGCGAACCGTATTTTACTGATCATAGGGGAGTGGCTTGCCGTCAGGCGTCGCAATGGCGAGCTCTCAGATATCCTGTTCCATAGTCTCAACAACCGGCTGAACGACATGTCTATCGTCCTGTCGGGTTGCGAGCGTATTTTGACGACACCCGTACCGTTTGCTTACACGCTGATCCTTCATCGTACGGTGTATCTGTTCTGCATCATGCTGCCGTTCGCGCTGGTCGTCGATCTGCACTACATGACACCTTTTGTGTCGGCGCTGATTTCTTACACCTTTATCTCGCTGGATACGCTGGCGGAAGAGCTGGAAGACCCGTTTGGTACCGAAGATAACGACCTGCCGCTGGACGCCATCTGCAACATGATGGAACGTGACCTGTTGCAGATGAACGATGAAGAAGAGATCCCCGAAAGACTGTTACCGGATAAGTATTATCAACTGACCTGACG from Enterobacter ludwigii includes the following:
- a CDS encoding methyl-accepting chemotaxis protein, translating into MNLTQIFRRIAQRLIPRQFGLLTGIFCIIGLFSALQLSSSFLLNASLKDAQRNEQQNLLAYQQQSKLDLARVSLLAASDLLNRSGVWFMQDKETGSEGSWHSLMDEAQASLTVSQQAWNAWLALNPPKDDALITSYQLFYGAIKEQAEGLIKTNTIDAFFAVPAQAFQTDFNENYARYQQASEKQAMQGRQSLMAQLSGLQTLFLIAPVLLLAIAILVWFGMSRWVITPLRRLIAHINQLAAGDLSGTPPGVLRFNKEIGQLSDSVSTLQHGLQELVTQVSNATHAMVENIGSLAQGNQKLYLQSARQAKELEDVTTHIAALENHVEGNTGYAKLASSRADEARQVAAGGDRMMTTVNASMQAIVDRSSEMRGIVAMIDSVAFQTNILALNAAIEAAHAGNHGRGFAVVAREVGLLARKSSHSTQTIQALINHSLQGIEDGSRAVNLLEDNLQQVIGLVANLSSLLNEISVATLSQGESIHQMTRQLQALNQVSRQTDMLVSDASDASERLHKQSDLLLQAVSRFRLSA
- a CDS encoding sensor domain-containing diguanylate cyclase, with product MKTPATPENETERLNSLRESGLLEIDSSPAFDRLTRLAKRFFQVPLAMVNLIDEHSLIVKSADGQAPDSVPRNISFCGHTILSEAPLVVGDMRQDDRFADNPLVAGEPGVRFYAGFPLRLRDGASVGSLCLIDYSPREFTAADLAVLGDLGALAEDEFAAVSAATTDELTGLFNRRGFNQLVRFTLSVARRRAEPLTLGWLDLDRFKEINDRYGHEEGDKALNVMAQLMRSSFREADLLVRFGGDEFAVLFADTDEQGAWIAMQYLAEQVENYNARKLHPWSLLFSWGLSEFDHNGHDLQQWLKEADEKMYAMKQQRHRER
- a CDS encoding GNAT family N-acetyltransferase; this translates as MNTSLHIKNLTREEILTHLDALSAILENCVNGGASVSFMLPFSPEKARAFWRGIAESVGRNERLVLASIDPQDGVIGTVQLITDQPENQPHRADVAKLLVHEKARRKGAAMALMEELEVQARARGISVLVLDTSTGSGAETFYQRAGWQKVGEIPRYALMPDGAMTATSVFYKFL
- a CDS encoding GGDEF domain-containing protein, coding for MRSALSAFRFFQPDTPLRNASWIFILTTLFYFVGAELRLVEALSLFWPLNGVMAGVFARYAYLNRLHNYAVAYVAMLMYDAVTTSWGMASLVINLSNMIFIVVVAILVLRDKRLMITPDPLNALRLFNYCLIAALLCALLGAVGSVGIDSHTFWPLFADWFSEQFSTGVLIVPCMLTISLFVRDIQLRLEQLFPVMALIVSVVASVVIGGAGSLCFPLPALIWCAVRYPLPVTCLLTFLTGAVEIILVANSIINIAVATPLSTPMMFSARLGIATMAICPVMVSVSVAAINSLIRQVSLRADYDFLTHVYSRSGLYEALKQEEAHRHSRFLTVMLLDIDYFKSINDNYGHECGDRILAAFARQVQQVVGEDGMVARMGGEEFAVVVNSGDAQHGFELAERIRTTVAHHPFTWRQQTLYLTVSIGLGSGKSESWQLTEVFNKLMAEADDHLYRSKKAGRNRTSARLSDEQVTATSGSETSLH
- a CDS encoding tagaturonate reductase; translated protein: MNTLNRHDFPGPHYPERIIQFGEGNFLRAFIDWQIDLLNEHTDLNAGVVVVRPIQSDFPPSLNTQDGLYTTIIRGLNEKGDAVSDARLIRSVNREINVYNEYDAFLRLAHNPEMRFVFSNTTEAGIGYHAGDTFEDAPAVSYPAKLTRLLFERFSHFNGAPDKGWVIIPCELIDYNGDALRELVLRYAQEWALPTAFTEWLNDANCFCSTLVDRIVTGYPRDEVAALQAELGYQDGFLDTAERFYLFVIQGPDSLASELRLDKFPLNVLIVDDIRPYKERKVAILNGAHTALVPVAFQAGLDTVGEAMNDADVCAFVEKAIYEEIIPVLDLPRDELESFASAVTGRFRNPYIRHQLLSIALNGMTKFRTRILPQLLAGQKATGSLPARLTFALAALIAFYRGERNGESYPVQDDAHWLARFQQLWTQHHDRQITTRQLVKSVLSVSEHWEQDLTQVNGLVEQVTRDLDAILLQGMRAAVKPLC
- a CDS encoding bestrophin family protein, with product MIVRPKQHWLQLIFVWHGSVLPKIYTRLLLNFLLSIAVILMLPWYTSLGIKFTVAPFSILGVAIAIFLGFRNNACYSRYVEARQLWGQLMIAARSLFREVKNTLPDDKHLGEFVRLQIAFANCLRMTLRRETNAEQLSRYLTEDDLRKVMNANSPANRILLIIGEWLAVRRRNGELSDILFHSLNNRLNDMSIVLSGCERILTTPVPFAYTLILHRTVYLFCIMLPFALVVDLHYMTPFVSALISYTFISLDTLAEELEDPFGTEDNDLPLDAICNMMERDLLQMNDEEEIPERLLPDKYYQLT
- the glsB gene encoding glutaminase B, producing MAAVIHNEMLDEILSQVRPLIGKGKVADYIPALASVSGNKLGIAICTVDGQRYQAGDATERFSIQSISKVLSLVAAMRQYEEDEIWHRVGKDPSGQPFNSLLQLEIEQGKPRNPFINAGALVVCDMLQSRLSAPRQRMLEIVRQLSGVADIAYNAVVARSEFEHSARNAAIAWLMKSFGNFHNDVATVLQNYFHYCALEMSCVELAQTFLFLAHQGHAPHLAQDVVSPMQARQVNALMATSGMYQNAGEFAWRVGLPAKSGVGGGVVAIVPHEMAIAVWSPELDETGNSLAGVAVLEKLTQRLGRSVY
- a CDS encoding DUF4186 domain-containing protein — encoded protein: MSTLDPLFARLARSPFRSRFRLGTKERQYCWDKGAETIDQHAADFIARRLAPAHPTNDGKQTPMRGHPVFIAQHATATCCRGCLAKWHNIPQGVQLSAQQQHYIVSVIHHWLVLQMNA